CGTACGTGTAATATTATACTTTTATGATATATCAATTATACTAGTGTTATTTGTATTATACTACTTATTACGCGTGAGTCTGTAATAATACTCCAACATTTCTTGTCAAGTACAAACCAAATTCTTGAAGCTTGTGAAATTTGTGACAACGTTTTGagcaaagaaaacaattttctttaataatAATTAACACCAAATTCTTGAGTACTGcaaaatcactttttttttttttttttttcattttatctttgttagaaataagaagaaaaaaactcaCGTGATGTGCTTTTTTCGCTCATAATGTCACGGTACCAGGGATTCCCGTGGTGTGATTGGAACCAGTGATGGTTTTGATGTCGTTTTGTAACTTTTCTGCAAATGGTTTCTGACACTTTGATCTGAGAGCCTGAGAGTCTCCGCCCTTTCCAGTTCTCCCCCTTTGCAGCTTTCTTTCTGGGAGTTCTCACTTCCACCTTCTCTATCCCTATAATTTTTGGATGAAATGCCTTCAATTATTGTTTTGTTTACTAGCTAGATGCTCAACAAACAAATTTAGAAGTTGGTTTGTTAGTGGTGGAAAAGTGGGAGTATTGGATGGCTAGTGGTTTAGGCTAGTCAACTTTTTTTGTgtaagttaggcaagttaggcaagttacgCAAGTTAGGCTAGTGGTTTAGGCTAGTCAACTTTCTTTGTGTAAGTTAGGTAAGTTAGGTAAGTTAGGCTAGTTAGGCTTTTGTATTCTTTAAGTTACgtaagttaggcaagttaggcaagttaggtaaGTTAGGTTTAtgtcttctttctttccctatatatatgtttcatcttgtaattgtttcttcatgGAATACACATAAAAAATTCTACAGTTTGGGTttagtatatataataaataaatattgagCGACCCCATCATCATTTCTCCTATACAGGCACCCCACCACCTCTCATTTTCCTGTAAACCGTTTCAATAACATGTCCTGGGAGGAGAATGGCCACCGCGTGGTGCGCACCCTTCATCTTGTTGTTCATGGCGTTCATTGCCTTCATGGTGTCCATAAACTTGGTCATTTCGTACAAACTGTTTCCACCGCTCCCTCCCAATTTCCTGATTATCGCCGTTGATTGGAGGAAGGAGGGCGCGGTGAGTCCAGTCAAAGACCAAGGCAGCTGCGGTAAGTTCATTTCAAtcctatttatttaattttttttttttgttaatacgAAAATAATTCtggttttatttgtttgttaatgATTAATCATTGATGTTTGTCTTGTTGCGTGTTCATAATCCGTTTAGACTTTTGGGTTTGCTTGATGATAGAGCAAAGGTGTGTGATTAGGGAGTCGTTGACTTTGCTAATCTGATTGTTTGTTGCTTAAGCAAAGGTGTTTAACCTAAATCAACCTTCGACTGTTCACTTAAAACAGCTGATGGTCGCTGATAATTTCGTAATCCAAAGTTTCAGGCATAGATTTTGCAGTTTCCATGTTTCCAGGAGTTACCTTGTATTTTGAGACCACACATGTGAACAtaattccaattttttgtgttgtaaaaatgaaaaatggatAAAAATATCTTCCTATTTTCGTGGTAGGAAAAAGAACAGGTAAAAATATCTGACAAGAATCTCAGCTCCATTGAAGTAAAAGGGTCCTCTTATCAGGCTCTCTTTGTAATTCATTGGCTTTGTGGTATAAATTATCCGAAAAAGTAGATAGTTTTGGATTCAACTAGTACTCAATTGGACCAGCGTATCATAATTATCGGAGAAATAATTAGTTGATGCATTTGCTCTAACCTTACCATGTGTCCCTGGCAAGTGATTTGTAGGTTCAGATACTGTCATGACCAAATATTTGCATATGAATTATGTTAATTTACTCTTGGAATAATTTTGAGGGGTAATCGGTTGAGTCTCTGATTGTATTTCGTTTGTCGCCCGTTAAGTCATGTTACATTGTTTTGCTTTCGTGTTGAAACAGAGCAAGGGCAAtcctaagagcaactccaccgggAACAAAATGTCCCAGCCCTCAGTCCAAAAAACAAGCCAGCCCTCAGTGAATTTGCTCCAGCCCACAAAATGTCCCAGCCCCCAGCCCATGCCAGGCAACAGGCCAGCCCATTTCGGACAGACCCAGAGGCCGGCCTATTGGCTGGCGCGTGCAGCAGAATCGCGCCTGTGCGCGAGTAGCATACAGGGTTGCAGGCGGCGGGGCCCGCTTGTCAGCCCACTTGTGTTCACCCGGAATAGGGCTACGTGGCCCTCCTCagtgccgttggatttccaacggctattttttgtagaccgttggatttccaacggtaaaaaaaatttaaatttgacttttaaaaaggaccgtccgatcacagatcaacggtccacattaatgaactaaattaaaatttattaaaaaatacagaaaaattattaaaaaatacagaaaagttttaaaaaaaagaaaaaaattctataaatacctaaccctcatcttccaccttacaccacatttcaatattttctacactttctaccaaagctttcatatactttttgtgtgaaaaaaaataccaaaaagcttgtggttgaagaataaagtgtatttgatgagtttatgtaatttcattttagtgtgtttttttttatagtttatttgatgagtatgtaattttattactattcactccagtctattactgttcacttgagtggataaatgcgctgggtgctggcgcaaagtccttaggggtggaattgctctaatgAGAGGAATGAGTAGTGGAGGTCTGTATTACATCGCAAATAGTCGAATAAGCAGCATGGTGTTTCTAATCCAAAAGCATTTCTTGGGCAAATCATGAAGGCTTTCTTGTGGCACCACAGATTAGGACATCGCAGAAATGCTATGTTACATAGAATGTTGTCTCATTCTAAAGTTGTGTATAAATCAGATATAAAAGAAACACCATTAGTGTAATGTTGTCTCATTCTAAAGTTACATTAGTGTAATGTTGTTGAATTTTTATTATGGGAGTATTTGTGGCTAGAATTAATCTTAGCAAGCCTAAAGTTATTATGGTGTATTGGTGTGTATGACTGCCAATGAACTCGGCCTACTAAAGTTTATGATATAAATGTGATTTAATATTATAGTttaatgatattcttctttatttgtaagtaaaaGATTTTAGATTTGAATTTTAAGAATTGTAAGTTCGCAA
Above is a window of Malus sylvestris chromosome 15, drMalSylv7.2, whole genome shotgun sequence DNA encoding:
- the LOC126602275 gene encoding uncharacterized protein LOC126602275, which codes for MATAWCAPFILLFMAFIAFMVSINLVISYKLFPPLPPNFLIIAVDWRKEGASKGNPKSNSTGNKMSQPSVQKTSQPSVNLLQPTKCPSPQPMPGNRPAHFGQTQRPAYWLARAAESRLCASSIQGCRRRGPLVSPLVFTRNRATWPSSVPLDFQRLFFVDRWISNGKKNLNLTFKKDRPITDQRSTLMN